From a region of the Actinomadura luzonensis genome:
- a CDS encoding GAP family protein, producing the protein MDQPASAATPRTVTPASPSRRITRTAAAPLGVYLATVAAAYFALGVLLMLGLNAVVPLVDGTAWAWGQGVLGAALVVGSFFIPGGGSGRAVPRERSLTARSMLLLGLGTWLFEFATAVPYFGAVGVMTAAGLSPAQWLPLLAAYVTVMVLPGILLPAAWTLLGDRLRDRFGRWHDRLSAGSRTTLSWIVGIAGVVLLLDALPDQITVTAAAPLLALALPGASPRRRARRCLP; encoded by the coding sequence GTGGACCAGCCGGCCTCGGCGGCGACGCCGCGGACGGTCACGCCGGCGAGCCCTTCGCGCAGGATCACCCGGACGGCGGCCGCGCCGCTCGGGGTCTACCTCGCCACCGTCGCGGCCGCCTACTTCGCGCTGGGCGTGCTGCTCATGCTCGGCCTGAACGCGGTCGTGCCGCTGGTCGACGGCACCGCGTGGGCGTGGGGCCAGGGCGTGCTCGGCGCGGCGCTCGTCGTCGGAAGCTTCTTCATCCCGGGCGGCGGCTCCGGCCGGGCGGTCCCGCGGGAGCGCTCCCTCACCGCGCGGTCGATGCTGCTCCTGGGCCTCGGCACCTGGCTGTTCGAGTTCGCCACCGCCGTGCCGTACTTCGGCGCGGTCGGCGTCATGACCGCGGCCGGCCTGTCCCCCGCGCAGTGGCTGCCGCTCCTCGCCGCGTACGTCACCGTCATGGTCCTCCCGGGCATCCTGCTGCCGGCCGCGTGGACTCTCCTCGGCGACCGGCTGCGCGACCGGTTCGGGCGCTGGCACGACCGGCTCTCCGCCGGCTCCCGCACCACGCTGAGCTGGATCGTCGGCATCGCGGGGGTCGTGCTGCTGCTCGACGCGCTGCCTGACCAGATCACCGTCACCGCCGCCGCGCCGCTCCTCGCCCTCGCGTTGCCGGGCGCGTCCCCGCGACGTCGCGCCCGCCGCTGCCTACCTTGA